Proteins encoded in a region of the Mycolicibacterium duvalii genome:
- a CDS encoding SDR family NAD(P)-dependent oxidoreductase, with product MNPDFTGEVVVITGASGGIGRVLARRYAARGANVALVARRPDELAVTAGVIAEEGGAASVHVADIRDESQCSDVIGAIMQRWDRLDVLVNNAAVPGTDQRVSDATVANWQNVFATNLFAPMVLTREALRQAMIPAGSGNLQFVSSAAARNVHPDKAHYAAAKLGLTALAQTLALELGASGIRANTLVVGSVAGEIFDTYVARRAAEDGLDPGQLRRRLAALNKLGRLVQPDEVADVSMWLASDAASAITGQDINVTGG from the coding sequence GTGAATCCCGATTTCACCGGTGAGGTCGTCGTCATCACCGGGGCCAGTGGCGGTATCGGGCGGGTGCTGGCACGCCGATACGCCGCGCGCGGAGCCAATGTCGCCCTGGTCGCCAGGCGGCCTGACGAACTCGCGGTCACGGCCGGCGTCATCGCCGAAGAGGGCGGTGCCGCGTCGGTGCACGTGGCCGACATTCGCGACGAGTCGCAGTGCAGCGACGTGATCGGCGCGATCATGCAACGATGGGACAGGCTCGACGTGCTGGTCAACAACGCGGCGGTGCCCGGCACCGACCAGCGCGTCAGCGACGCCACCGTCGCCAATTGGCAGAACGTCTTCGCGACCAATCTCTTCGCCCCGATGGTGCTGACCCGGGAGGCGCTGCGACAAGCGATGATTCCGGCTGGTAGCGGGAATCTGCAGTTCGTGTCATCGGCAGCAGCGCGCAACGTGCACCCTGACAAGGCACACTACGCTGCTGCCAAACTCGGCCTGACCGCCCTGGCTCAGACGTTGGCTCTCGAGCTCGGCGCCAGCGGAATTCGCGCCAACACTCTGGTGGTCGGCAGCGTCGCGGGTGAGATCTTCGATACCTATGTGGCCCGCCGCGCGGCCGAGGACGGCCTCGATCCGGGGCAGTTACGGCGTCGACTCGCGGCGCTCAACAAGTTGGGCCGGTTGGTACAGCCCGACGAGGTTGCCGACGTGTCGATGTGGCTTGCCTCGGATGCGGCTTCTGCCATCACCGGCCAGGACATCAATGTGACGGGGGGATGA
- a CDS encoding enoyl-CoA hydratase/isomerase family protein — protein sequence MTELPEGTSTVTGCDEILVAEDGPVRIVTLNNPGHANAVNNRMHGAFARLWSTLGEDADARAVLLTGAGDAFSAGGDLVEWLHTHVENPVTRREGMRDARRIVRDMIDFPLPIVAAVNGPAVGFGCSIAVLCDIVVMSDRAFFADTHVASGLVAGDGGSVLWPLLMSLLKAKEYLLLGERIKADKAVELGLANRVVPHAEIKAEGLALAHRLAALPARAVQDTKRTLNLHAERAVTAILEYGISAETECFTTPEHRAAIDKFLERQ from the coding sequence ATGACTGAACTCCCCGAGGGCACCTCGACTGTCACCGGTTGCGACGAGATCCTGGTGGCCGAAGACGGCCCGGTCCGCATCGTCACGTTGAACAACCCGGGCCATGCCAATGCGGTCAACAACCGGATGCACGGCGCCTTCGCCCGGCTGTGGTCCACGTTGGGTGAGGACGCCGATGCCCGCGCCGTCCTGCTCACCGGCGCCGGCGACGCCTTCTCGGCGGGCGGCGATCTCGTCGAGTGGTTGCACACCCACGTGGAGAATCCGGTGACCCGGCGCGAGGGCATGCGCGACGCCCGCCGCATCGTGCGGGACATGATCGATTTCCCGTTGCCCATCGTCGCGGCGGTCAACGGCCCGGCGGTGGGGTTCGGTTGCAGTATCGCGGTGTTGTGCGACATCGTGGTGATGTCCGATCGGGCGTTCTTCGCCGATACCCATGTGGCGAGCGGCCTGGTCGCCGGTGACGGCGGGTCGGTTCTGTGGCCCCTGCTGATGAGCCTGCTCAAAGCCAAGGAGTACCTGCTGCTCGGCGAACGGATCAAAGCAGACAAGGCGGTCGAGCTGGGACTGGCCAACCGGGTGGTTCCCCATGCCGAGATCAAGGCCGAGGGGCTGGCTTTGGCGCATCGACTGGCAGCGCTGCCGGCCCGGGCGGTGCAGGACACCAAGCGCACCCTGAATCTGCATGCCGAGCGGGCGGTGACCGCGATTCTGGAGTACGGGATCTCGGCGGAGACAGAGTGTTTCACCACACCGGAGCACCGCGCGGCCATCGACAAGTTCCTTGAGCGCCAGTGA
- a CDS encoding enoyl-CoA hydratase/isomerase family protein encodes METRELDHVIYEKDGAVARIILNNPDRANAQSSEMVHSVNEALDDAQYDYNIKVVIIKANGKGFCSGHIPDGSYPEFKAELEASGKVWRSAAQLFLWPVLKLWEFPKPVISQVHGYAIGGGTTWALLPEITVCSDDTWFQMPLVPGFGLPGSETMFEPWVFMNYKRAAEYLYTAQKISAEQALEFGLVNRVVPRDRLEAEVEELAAKIAKAPLITLQATKAGILRAWEGMGFRTHQQASNDLQALVTGSKEFQNYVAELMKKAAKPSDRV; translated from the coding sequence GTGGAAACGCGAGAGTTGGACCACGTCATCTACGAAAAGGACGGGGCCGTCGCGCGCATCATCCTGAACAATCCGGACCGGGCCAACGCCCAGTCCTCCGAGATGGTGCACAGCGTCAACGAAGCACTCGACGACGCGCAATACGACTACAACATCAAGGTCGTGATCATCAAGGCCAACGGGAAGGGGTTCTGCTCGGGCCACATCCCCGACGGGAGCTATCCCGAGTTCAAGGCCGAACTGGAGGCCTCCGGGAAGGTGTGGCGCTCGGCCGCGCAGCTCTTTCTGTGGCCGGTGCTCAAGCTGTGGGAGTTCCCAAAGCCGGTGATCTCCCAGGTGCACGGGTACGCCATCGGCGGCGGCACCACCTGGGCCCTGCTCCCCGAGATCACGGTCTGCAGCGATGACACCTGGTTCCAGATGCCGCTGGTACCCGGGTTCGGGTTACCAGGTTCGGAGACGATGTTCGAGCCCTGGGTGTTCATGAACTACAAGCGCGCCGCCGAATACCTCTACACCGCACAGAAGATCAGCGCCGAGCAGGCCCTCGAGTTCGGACTGGTCAATCGGGTGGTCCCCCGGGACCGGCTGGAAGCCGAGGTCGAGGAACTGGCGGCCAAGATCGCCAAAGCGCCACTGATCACCCTGCAGGCCACCAAAGCCGGCATCCTGCGAGCGTGGGAAGGAATGGGTTTCCGGACCCACCAGCAGGCCAGCAACGATCTGCAAGCCCTGGTGACCGGTTCCAAGGAGTTCCAGAACTACGTCGCCGAGCTGATGAAGAAGGCCGCCAAGCCCTCCGACCGGGTCTGA
- a CDS encoding nuclear transport factor 2 family protein, whose amino-acid sequence MSAPEVDRIAALLARDEIRSLPVRYAAAVEARDVDAMAELFSPHARFGKHGEGPDGLRRSMADSLTGSLFAVILVANHLIDLQDESHGTGQVWAHCYAQTRADGFLEQLIRYEDRYEKLGGRWLFAHRRHRLWYGTAHERSPLAQPVANWPRSQVGVGDIPLADPEFAAWWRSVR is encoded by the coding sequence GTGTCCGCCCCGGAGGTCGATCGGATCGCGGCGCTGCTGGCCCGCGACGAGATCCGATCGCTGCCGGTCCGCTACGCCGCCGCGGTGGAGGCCCGCGACGTCGACGCGATGGCCGAGCTGTTCTCTCCCCACGCCCGTTTCGGTAAGCATGGCGAGGGGCCTGACGGACTGCGCCGGTCGATGGCCGACAGCCTGACGGGAAGCCTGTTCGCGGTGATTCTGGTCGCCAATCACCTGATCGATCTGCAGGACGAATCCCACGGCACCGGGCAGGTCTGGGCACACTGCTACGCCCAAACCCGGGCAGACGGGTTTCTCGAGCAGCTGATCAGGTACGAGGACCGGTATGAAAAGCTCGGCGGGCGATGGCTTTTCGCGCACCGGCGGCACAGGCTGTGGTACGGCACCGCGCACGAGCGCTCACCCCTCGCCCAGCCCGTCGCGAACTGGCCGCGGAGCCAGGTCGGCGTCGGTGACATCCCGCTCGCCGATCCCGAGTTCGCTGCCTGGTGGCGGTCGGTCCGGTGA
- a CDS encoding enoyl-CoA hydratase/isomerase family protein, protein MSTGLTVRTQGAVRWLVLDRPEVGNSVTRAMQRELIDQLASASSDPQIRAVVFTAAGERHFCTGPNLRDPNMRPSQDRIAGDAARILRTGSQAVVAALLDCEKPVICALNGIAAGVGASMVLACDLVVAVQSAALIELFVRRGLAPDGGAAYLLTRKVPFNVAKQLILFGEQLSAVDAHRIGLVNELVDDREQLDAVAAEWAHRLADGPTRALAAAKMMLNEALDVDRAMAFRTEALLVEQVAGTDDVAEGVAAFTEKRDPLFKGR, encoded by the coding sequence GTGAGCACCGGGCTGACGGTGCGCACCCAGGGTGCGGTGCGCTGGCTGGTGCTCGACAGGCCGGAGGTCGGCAACTCGGTGACCCGCGCGATGCAGCGGGAGTTGATCGACCAACTCGCGTCGGCGTCCAGTGACCCGCAGATCCGCGCCGTGGTGTTCACCGCCGCCGGGGAGCGGCACTTCTGCACCGGACCGAATCTGCGCGACCCCAACATGCGGCCCAGCCAGGACCGCATCGCCGGAGATGCGGCCAGAATCCTGCGCACCGGGTCGCAGGCTGTGGTCGCTGCCCTCCTCGACTGCGAGAAACCGGTGATCTGCGCGCTCAACGGCATCGCGGCCGGTGTCGGCGCCAGCATGGTTCTGGCCTGCGACCTGGTCGTCGCCGTGCAGAGCGCCGCGCTGATCGAACTGTTCGTCCGCCGGGGACTGGCTCCCGACGGTGGTGCGGCCTACCTGCTGACCCGCAAGGTTCCTTTCAACGTCGCCAAGCAACTGATTCTCTTCGGCGAGCAACTGTCGGCCGTCGATGCGCATCGCATCGGTCTGGTCAACGAGCTCGTCGACGACCGCGAGCAGTTGGACGCGGTGGCCGCCGAGTGGGCGCACCGGCTGGCCGACGGGCCAACTCGCGCGCTGGCCGCGGCCAAGATGATGCTCAACGAGGCCCTCGACGTCGACCGGGCTATGGCGTTCCGCACCGAGGCGCTGTTGGTCGAACAGGTCGCCGGCACCGACGACGTCGCCGAGGGCGTCGCGGCCTTCACCGAAAAGCGAGACCCACTGTTCAAAGGGCGGTAA
- a CDS encoding cytochrome P450, translated as MTTMDLRWDPFDRTLHAEPYSVWRRMRDEAPVYYNDQYDFYALSRFDDVMTASLDTETFSSEHGITLDMITDDPWDPPKAMIMMDPPDHTTMRKMVNRTFFRSRIAQLEDYVRRLCQAYLDQYVGTDGFDYVTDFSAKLPVMVISSLLGFPEEDHDNLREWSDAQVHRDEGNPERTAAGDEASASLFAYYREQIALRRQHRRTDVVSDLMASDLVAPGVDPRQLDDGELLVFIAMINVAGNETVARLLGWAALTLARNPDQRAKLVDDPGLIGGAVEELLRYDAPSPVQGRFSLRESTYHGTTIPAGSKVALLTGSAGRDERQYERPDTFDVTRTGIRHISFGHGAHFCLGAALARLEARVALEETLKRFPAWEVDERNVSYVHTNSVRGPASVPITL; from the coding sequence ATGACGACGATGGACCTGCGCTGGGATCCGTTCGACCGCACCCTGCACGCTGAGCCTTATTCGGTATGGAGGCGTATGCGCGACGAAGCGCCGGTGTACTACAACGACCAGTATGACTTCTATGCGTTGAGCCGGTTCGACGATGTGATGACCGCATCTCTGGACACTGAGACCTTCTCCTCCGAGCACGGCATCACCCTCGACATGATCACCGACGACCCCTGGGATCCGCCCAAGGCGATGATCATGATGGATCCTCCCGACCACACGACGATGCGGAAGATGGTCAACCGCACCTTCTTTCGCAGCAGGATCGCGCAGCTGGAGGATTACGTCCGGCGGCTGTGTCAGGCATATCTCGACCAGTACGTCGGGACCGACGGCTTCGACTACGTCACCGACTTCTCGGCGAAGCTGCCCGTCATGGTGATCAGCTCCCTGCTCGGATTCCCCGAGGAGGATCACGACAATCTGCGCGAATGGTCGGACGCCCAAGTCCACCGGGATGAAGGGAATCCGGAACGCACCGCGGCCGGGGACGAGGCGTCGGCCAGCTTGTTCGCCTACTACCGAGAGCAGATCGCGCTGCGCCGCCAGCATCGCAGGACCGACGTCGTCAGCGACCTGATGGCCTCCGACCTGGTTGCGCCCGGAGTGGATCCACGGCAGCTGGATGACGGAGAGCTGCTGGTCTTCATCGCGATGATCAATGTCGCCGGTAACGAGACGGTGGCTCGGCTGCTCGGTTGGGCGGCGTTGACGCTCGCGCGCAATCCCGACCAGCGGGCCAAACTCGTCGACGATCCGGGGCTCATCGGCGGCGCCGTCGAGGAGCTGTTGCGCTACGACGCCCCGTCACCGGTCCAGGGGCGCTTCAGCCTCCGGGAGTCCACGTATCACGGCACCACGATCCCGGCGGGCTCCAAGGTGGCGTTGCTGACGGGTTCGGCCGGCCGCGACGAGCGCCAGTACGAGCGTCCCGACACCTTCGATGTCACGCGAACGGGCATCCGTCACATCAGTTTCGGGCACGGCGCACACTTCTGCCTCGGGGCGGCGCTGGCCCGACTGGAGGCCAGGGTGGCCCTGGAGGAGACGCTGAAGAGATTCCCGGCGTGGGAGGTCGACGAGCGCAACGTCTCCTACGTCCACACCAACTCCGTCCGGGGCCCGGCCAGCGTGCCCATCACGCTGTGA
- a CDS encoding enoyl-CoA hydratase/isomerase family protein: protein MTGSSASDGDALVRTEVHDGIAVLLLNRPAQRNSLRYESWTELAEALQAAGDARGIVIAGAGGFFSAGGDLKTGPAHGDGAMGPAGRVEHAQAVLKQLRAVPVPTIAAVEGAAVGLGWSLVLSCDLVVASRDAFFAAPFVTRAVVPDGGLAWRLTQQLGRPRAASLLLRGNRLPSEDAHRAGLVTDLAEPGSAVDTAVAIAREVAEADAGAVELTKRLLAAVEAAQLASFEPLELAIATVAQQRSAAAAGRAEFG from the coding sequence GTGACCGGATCGTCGGCGTCCGACGGGGATGCACTGGTGCGGACCGAGGTTCACGACGGCATTGCCGTGCTTCTGCTCAACCGTCCGGCGCAGCGCAACTCGCTACGCTACGAGTCCTGGACCGAGCTGGCCGAGGCGCTGCAGGCCGCGGGCGACGCGCGCGGCATCGTCATCGCCGGTGCGGGCGGATTCTTCAGCGCCGGGGGAGACCTGAAGACCGGGCCGGCGCACGGTGACGGGGCGATGGGCCCGGCGGGCCGGGTCGAGCACGCTCAAGCCGTGCTGAAACAGTTGCGCGCCGTCCCGGTGCCGACCATCGCCGCCGTGGAAGGCGCGGCCGTCGGCCTGGGGTGGAGTTTGGTGCTGTCGTGCGATCTGGTGGTGGCTTCGCGTGACGCCTTCTTCGCCGCGCCTTTCGTGACGCGCGCGGTGGTGCCCGACGGCGGGCTGGCGTGGCGCCTCACCCAACAGCTGGGGCGTCCGCGGGCCGCTTCACTGTTGTTGCGGGGCAACCGGTTACCGTCCGAGGATGCACACAGGGCGGGTCTGGTCACCGATCTCGCCGAACCCGGCTCAGCCGTCGACACGGCGGTCGCCATTGCCCGCGAGGTCGCTGAGGCGGACGCCGGCGCGGTGGAGCTCACCAAGCGGCTGCTGGCCGCCGTCGAAGCAGCCCAACTGGCGTCGTTTGAACCCCTGGAGTTGGCGATCGCCACGGTGGCTCAACAGCGTTCGGCGGCGGCTGCCGGCCGGGCGGAATTCGGCTAG
- a CDS encoding acyl-CoA dehydrogenase family protein encodes MPLSPIVRLGGGPQLDALRNRLREWLADNLPDEFRHTAANPDYLPRDSHERAVRFCRALHEQGWFVPHWPAQFGGGGLGVVEQVVIREELAYAGAPLVNTNGVNMLAPVLFRFGTPEQRTEHLPKIARSERMWAQGYSEPEAGSDLAALRMTARRDGDDYILDGQKTWTSNGVLADWIFVLARTSPLGDKRQAGISFFLVDLESPGITRRPIRSMTGYPTFAEEFFDGVRVPAGNLVGGEGEGWTVAKALLVAERSNVTRAAQAQRYLDELVDWCHEQRGQIHDPLADPANRLALARAVERVEVGRALSYRVAEQQAADELDPALPSLSKLYYSELTAELRQLGAKILGPAGALLPDDPDALLNGHFSEGLLLSLLHTIGGGTSEIQRDLISTAGLGLPR; translated from the coding sequence GTGCCGCTGTCGCCGATCGTCCGGCTCGGGGGCGGACCGCAGCTGGACGCGCTGCGGAACCGGCTGCGCGAATGGCTCGCCGACAACCTGCCCGACGAGTTCCGCCACACCGCCGCCAACCCGGACTATCTGCCACGCGACAGCCACGAGCGAGCGGTGCGGTTCTGCCGGGCACTCCATGAGCAGGGCTGGTTCGTACCCCACTGGCCGGCACAGTTCGGCGGTGGCGGCCTGGGCGTGGTCGAGCAGGTGGTCATCCGCGAAGAGCTCGCCTATGCCGGCGCTCCGCTGGTGAACACCAACGGGGTCAACATGCTGGCGCCCGTGCTGTTCCGGTTCGGCACCCCCGAACAGCGCACCGAACACCTACCCAAGATCGCGCGGTCGGAACGCATGTGGGCGCAGGGATATTCAGAGCCGGAGGCGGGCTCCGATCTCGCGGCACTGCGCATGACGGCCCGGCGCGACGGCGACGACTACATCCTGGACGGCCAGAAGACGTGGACCAGCAACGGTGTTCTCGCCGACTGGATCTTCGTGCTCGCCCGCACCTCACCGCTCGGCGACAAACGCCAGGCCGGCATCTCATTCTTCCTGGTAGATCTGGAAAGCCCGGGAATCACTCGTCGGCCCATCCGATCGATGACCGGATACCCCACCTTCGCCGAGGAGTTCTTCGACGGGGTCCGCGTCCCGGCCGGCAATCTCGTCGGCGGCGAAGGTGAGGGTTGGACGGTCGCCAAGGCGCTGCTCGTCGCGGAACGCTCCAACGTCACCCGCGCCGCACAAGCGCAGCGCTACCTCGACGAACTCGTGGACTGGTGCCACGAGCAGCGCGGGCAGATCCATGATCCGTTGGCCGACCCGGCCAATCGGCTGGCGCTGGCCCGCGCGGTCGAACGCGTCGAGGTCGGTCGCGCCCTGTCCTACCGAGTGGCCGAGCAGCAAGCCGCCGATGAGCTCGACCCGGCGCTGCCCTCGCTGTCGAAGCTCTACTACTCGGAACTGACCGCCGAATTGCGGCAACTGGGAGCCAAGATACTCGGACCCGCCGGGGCCCTACTTCCTGACGACCCTGACGCCCTGCTGAACGGACACTTCTCCGAAGGCCTGCTGCTTTCGCTGCTGCACACGATCGGCGGTGGCACCAGCGAAATCCAACGTGACCTGATATCCACTGCGGGACTGGGCCTCCCGCGCTAG
- a CDS encoding phosphotransferase — protein sequence MTRPAWPQHSYKSTHNVLVFSSKVTYHRPMAGPSEDSVVEEWISANIGPVRSIERQQRWRPAWFVTAERDEQEVRLYVRGDRDGFGFATVSAEATVLRVMHAHGIPVPYIHGEIPEVSAVVMDWLPGDPNPCSADDAQQVDAVMNDYVDALVSTHGIDPTAFAAAGLEIPASSDAVALGYFETFVTRYRDFKQRPEPLLEFAIGWLRRHVPRHRSSAQFVLGDTGQFMYAESRITGLIDVELAHIGDVSRDLAGLRLRNVTESMGDLGRVLRHYEHRSGVPLDRAAIEFHTAKFALCTPLGVAIVLHLDLPLTDIVQYIEWFHLLSLHTIESIARQADVALSSVSLPDPIPTHYPGAIAGLPTMIESLAVPTGIAEYDRQSVATVARLSHRVSTYAHAIDAADLDDVAELLGARPADRAAGDEALERFVLTAEPEQDGALIVLLHRRVMRQLLLIEPLLTGGQIGHVTPLSGLLD from the coding sequence GTGACGAGGCCGGCGTGGCCCCAACATTCATACAAGAGTACACATAATGTTTTAGTGTTTAGCAGTAAAGTCACATACCATCGTCCGATGGCCGGGCCCTCGGAAGATTCCGTCGTCGAAGAATGGATCTCGGCCAACATCGGTCCAGTTCGCAGCATCGAACGTCAACAGCGTTGGCGACCAGCGTGGTTCGTGACAGCGGAGCGTGACGAGCAAGAAGTCCGACTCTATGTGCGCGGCGATCGCGACGGGTTCGGCTTCGCGACTGTCTCAGCCGAAGCGACGGTCCTGCGCGTGATGCACGCGCATGGCATCCCGGTCCCGTACATCCACGGTGAGATCCCCGAAGTATCAGCGGTCGTGATGGACTGGCTGCCGGGCGATCCCAACCCCTGCAGCGCCGACGACGCCCAGCAGGTCGACGCTGTGATGAACGACTATGTCGATGCTCTAGTGTCCACCCACGGCATCGATCCGACTGCTTTTGCCGCCGCCGGCCTGGAGATCCCGGCCAGTTCCGATGCGGTCGCCCTCGGCTACTTCGAGACATTCGTGACGCGCTATCGCGACTTCAAGCAACGCCCGGAGCCCTTGCTGGAGTTCGCCATCGGCTGGTTGAGGCGCCATGTGCCGAGGCACCGGTCCAGCGCGCAGTTCGTGTTGGGCGATACCGGGCAGTTCATGTACGCCGAGAGCCGGATCACCGGACTGATCGACGTAGAGCTCGCCCACATCGGCGATGTCTCCCGCGACCTCGCGGGCCTTCGACTACGCAATGTGACCGAGTCGATGGGTGACCTGGGTCGCGTCTTGCGGCACTACGAACACCGCTCCGGGGTACCGCTGGACCGTGCGGCGATCGAATTCCACACGGCCAAGTTCGCGCTGTGCACCCCGCTGGGCGTTGCGATCGTCCTGCACCTGGACCTGCCGTTGACCGACATCGTTCAGTACATCGAGTGGTTTCATCTGCTGTCGCTGCACACGATCGAATCGATCGCGCGGCAGGCCGACGTTGCCCTGTCGTCGGTGTCGCTCCCCGATCCGATACCGACGCACTATCCCGGGGCCATCGCCGGCCTGCCGACCATGATCGAGTCGTTGGCTGTGCCCACCGGCATAGCCGAGTACGACCGGCAGTCTGTCGCGACGGTCGCCCGGTTGTCGCACCGCGTCAGCACATACGCCCACGCGATCGACGCCGCAGACCTCGATGACGTCGCCGAACTGCTCGGGGCCCGCCCCGCCGACCGGGCCGCCGGTGATGAGGCCCTGGAGCGTTTCGTGCTGACGGCCGAGCCCGAGCAGGACGGCGCACTGATCGTGCTGCTCCATCGCCGGGTGATGCGTCAACTCCTGCTCATCGAACCGCTGCTCACAGGCGGGCAAATCGGTCACGTCACACCCTTGAGCGGCCTGCTGGACTGA
- a CDS encoding SDR family oxidoreductase, protein MALDAGAEVVVMDYAPCDLPGVTAIRLNLADKAGIDAAVAECGGVVDALFACAGVADGPGIERINFIGHRYLIELLRGSAMLPRGSAIGFISSAAGLAWRSNMAQLNEFLDITDFEAATAWAVDKGCAHYMFTKQAVCAYVAREAMSLMSDGIRINAICPGPTDTPLAQANAELWLDFGADYRAKVGVDAATPLEQAYPLLFLCSAAASVVNGITMVTDSGYLSAGITEVFPAGTPMAKMLLDG, encoded by the coding sequence TTGGCCCTCGACGCCGGAGCCGAGGTCGTTGTGATGGATTACGCACCATGCGATCTGCCGGGCGTGACGGCGATCAGGCTGAACCTGGCGGACAAGGCCGGCATCGACGCCGCGGTCGCCGAATGCGGCGGCGTCGTGGACGCGTTGTTCGCGTGCGCCGGGGTTGCCGACGGCCCCGGCATCGAGCGGATCAACTTCATCGGACACCGCTACCTCATCGAGCTCCTGCGGGGCAGCGCCATGCTGCCGCGTGGATCGGCGATCGGATTCATCTCTTCCGCAGCCGGGTTGGCGTGGCGCTCGAACATGGCGCAGCTCAACGAGTTCCTCGACATCACGGACTTCGAGGCCGCGACCGCGTGGGCGGTCGACAAGGGCTGCGCCCACTACATGTTCACCAAGCAGGCGGTGTGTGCGTACGTGGCGCGTGAGGCGATGAGTCTGATGTCCGACGGCATCCGTATCAACGCGATCTGCCCCGGACCTACCGATACCCCCTTGGCCCAGGCGAATGCTGAACTCTGGCTTGATTTCGGCGCCGACTATCGCGCAAAGGTAGGGGTTGATGCGGCGACACCACTGGAGCAGGCCTACCCGCTGCTGTTCCTGTGCAGTGCGGCGGCCAGTGTGGTCAATGGCATCACGATGGTCACCGATTCCGGATATCTGAGCGCGGGAATCACCGAAGTGTTTCCCGCGGGTACGCCCATGGCCAAGATGCTGTTGGACGGGTAA
- a CDS encoding SMP-30/gluconolactonase/LRE family protein, with amino-acid sequence MSEVRSVAEGLAFPESPIACPDGSVVLSEMAAGRISRVRPDGTVEPIADTGGGPNGVGLLADGRLVVCQNGGSTFGVGSWPYDFDGAVQLFRPLGAAEKPVAPQLQLVDVDGSVHTLAVDFEARNGGAMPLVRPSDLCVDAEGGFYVTDGGTTQGRSRTMTGLLYGTPDGRLEEIVYPLEMPNGVALSPAGDRVYVAETRTRRVWEFTLSGPGRVVGGRGLATVPSGGPLNIGGADGLCVVSDGTILVATLGVGGVTAVSPSGQLLGALPLDDPMTTNMTLSDDEATLYVTLASSGRLVAVDDWRFALDMPP; translated from the coding sequence GTGAGCGAAGTGCGTAGTGTGGCCGAGGGCCTCGCCTTCCCGGAAAGTCCGATCGCGTGTCCCGACGGCTCGGTCGTGCTGTCCGAGATGGCGGCTGGACGCATCTCGCGGGTTCGGCCGGACGGGACCGTCGAACCGATCGCCGATACGGGCGGCGGACCCAACGGAGTCGGGCTGCTAGCTGACGGCCGGCTGGTGGTGTGCCAGAACGGCGGTTCGACATTCGGTGTCGGGTCGTGGCCGTACGATTTCGACGGTGCTGTACAGCTGTTCCGACCGCTCGGGGCGGCCGAAAAGCCGGTGGCCCCGCAGCTTCAGCTAGTCGACGTCGACGGGTCGGTGCACACCCTGGCAGTGGATTTCGAGGCTCGCAACGGTGGCGCCATGCCGCTGGTCCGCCCGAGTGATCTGTGTGTCGATGCCGAGGGCGGCTTCTACGTGACCGACGGCGGCACCACACAGGGCCGCAGTCGCACCATGACGGGTCTCTTGTACGGGACGCCGGACGGGCGTCTCGAGGAGATCGTGTACCCGTTGGAGATGCCGAACGGCGTCGCCTTGTCGCCGGCCGGCGACCGCGTCTACGTCGCGGAGACGCGCACCCGCAGGGTGTGGGAGTTCACGTTGTCGGGCCCGGGGCGTGTCGTCGGCGGGCGTGGCCTCGCCACCGTGCCCAGCGGCGGTCCGCTCAACATCGGCGGGGCGGACGGTCTGTGCGTCGTGAGCGACGGCACCATCCTGGTGGCGACGCTCGGCGTCGGCGGCGTCACCGCTGTCTCGCCGTCCGGACAACTGCTCGGGGCGCTACCTCTCGACGATCCGATGACCACCAACATGACACTCAGCGACGACGAGGCAACGCTGTATGTCACGCTCGCCTCGTCCGGGCGCCTGGTAGCCGTTGACGATTGGCGATTTGCGCTCGACATGCCGCCGTGA